A single Thiohalobacter thiocyanaticus DNA region contains:
- a CDS encoding S8 family serine peptidase — protein sequence MFLNPSNAAFPFRFVALAALLFAAISLPNQPRAAELGASAPPQTVAGQIIVRAADGVSAEAFADILDFYDARLRQHIDPINTRVLRVPPGFEQAIVQELGQDPGIQFAERDQKLSIQSLTPNDPRYDEQWHLETFEAERAWRHSQGSGITVAVLDTGVHAGHADFGNRVLAGWNAVDQSSDSSDINGHGTKVAGVIAAVADNGIGIASVAPQTRILPIRVSNDADGGAYLSDIARGLTYAADAGARVANISYNVSDSPTVANAAEYMLERGGVVVVAAGNDGIDPGYSDSPFMITVSATTSSDSLASWSNYGAYIDVAAPGQGILTLTRSDGYAKASGTSFASPATAGVVALILAADPDLTPAEVETLLEENADDLGSAGWDARFGHGRVNAGRVAEQAAGDSSTPDTQAPVVTAPAAVTVEATGALTSVVLGNASALDNIDGSLSAVPDTTGPFPVGSHTVTWRATDSAGNTGSDSQSVTVQDTTAPQVQAPADLTVQSTGSAVSVGLGTASATDLVDGSLSASPDQTGPFALGTHTVTWRATDSAGNTGSDTQTIVVTLNDVTAPVVSAPADITLEASGSLTAVALGSATALDNIDGSLSASADRSGPFPVGSHSVTWSATDSAGNTGSATQIVTVRDTTPPALNPPATRTLNATGYLTDVKLNAPIASDLVDGDITAVADRIGPFTSGRHNIVWTATDAAGNHRQVVQTLKIRPLAEFAVDQVVGEGDTVEVRVLLSGDAADYPVRLPYRVGGSATPGQDHDASDGTLEIAAGRSAALSFNVSADGAVGEGDETVLFTLDAPDNAVRGGRASHTVTIREENLPPRVDLEIRQGGRTTTTVYADAGTVRVSAEVVDPNPDDSHRFDWSLTDNTLVSTSGVDTDEYSFDPQQLAPGIYTLRLTVEDDGTPSESVTVQASLRVAQQTPDLRADEDSDNDGIDDASEGPGDSKGNGIPDFLDALPDRHVLQSRARVADRDLLVTEAGLRLRLGTTALAAGRHAAGVSVADITNHGGASGTAALAVEDDNHSYPGGLFDFELTGLTQAGQSVRVVIPQLAPIPTGGVYRKYIADQGWQDFVTNARNSLASAPGGNGSCPAPASTTWREGLHAGDLCVRLSIEDGGPNDADGRANGQVLDPGGVAAPAAGGSGGTSGGGNSLSDSGGSGGGCSLGRSGTQDPLFPLLALLAAAGLRGSRRRQPR from the coding sequence GTGTTCCTGAACCCCAGCAATGCCGCTTTCCCGTTTCGTTTCGTCGCCCTTGCCGCCCTGCTGTTCGCCGCTATATCGCTGCCGAATCAGCCCCGGGCCGCCGAACTCGGCGCCTCCGCCCCGCCACAGACGGTCGCCGGGCAGATCATCGTGCGCGCCGCCGACGGCGTCAGCGCCGAGGCATTCGCCGACATTCTGGACTTCTACGACGCGCGGCTGCGCCAGCACATCGACCCCATCAATACCCGGGTGCTGCGGGTTCCACCGGGCTTCGAACAGGCTATCGTGCAGGAATTGGGCCAGGATCCCGGAATCCAGTTCGCCGAACGCGACCAGAAGCTCAGTATTCAGTCGCTGACCCCGAACGATCCGAGGTATGACGAGCAGTGGCACCTGGAGACCTTCGAGGCCGAACGCGCCTGGCGCCACTCGCAGGGCAGCGGCATCACTGTCGCCGTGCTGGATACCGGTGTGCATGCCGGCCATGCCGATTTCGGCAATCGGGTACTGGCCGGCTGGAATGCCGTGGACCAGAGCAGCGACAGCAGCGACATCAACGGCCACGGCACCAAGGTGGCCGGCGTCATCGCCGCCGTGGCCGACAATGGCATCGGCATCGCCTCGGTGGCACCGCAGACCCGCATCCTGCCGATCCGCGTCAGCAACGACGCCGACGGCGGCGCCTATCTGAGCGACATCGCCCGCGGCCTGACCTATGCCGCCGATGCCGGCGCCCGGGTTGCCAATATCAGCTACAACGTCAGTGACAGTCCGACCGTGGCCAACGCGGCCGAATACATGCTCGAGCGCGGCGGTGTGGTAGTGGTCGCCGCCGGCAACGACGGCATCGACCCCGGCTACAGCGACAGCCCCTTCATGATCACGGTCTCGGCCACCACCAGCAGCGACAGCCTGGCCAGCTGGTCCAATTACGGTGCATATATCGACGTGGCCGCACCGGGACAGGGCATTCTGACCCTGACCCGCAGCGACGGCTATGCCAAGGCGAGCGGCACCTCCTTCGCTTCACCGGCCACCGCCGGGGTGGTGGCATTGATCCTGGCCGCCGATCCCGATCTGACGCCAGCCGAGGTGGAAACCCTGCTGGAGGAGAATGCCGATGATCTGGGCAGTGCGGGCTGGGATGCCCGGTTCGGCCACGGCCGGGTCAATGCCGGCCGGGTGGCGGAGCAGGCCGCCGGCGACAGCAGCACGCCTGACACCCAGGCGCCGGTGGTCACCGCCCCGGCGGCGGTGACGGTCGAGGCCACGGGCGCGCTGACCAGCGTGGTGCTGGGCAATGCCAGCGCCCTGGACAACATCGACGGCAGCCTCTCCGCTGTGCCCGACACTACCGGCCCCTTCCCGGTCGGCAGCCACACCGTCACCTGGCGCGCCACCGACAGCGCCGGCAACACCGGCAGCGACAGCCAGAGCGTGACCGTGCAGGACACCACCGCACCGCAGGTGCAGGCACCGGCGGATCTCACCGTCCAGTCCACGGGCAGCGCCGTCAGCGTGGGTCTGGGCACTGCGTCGGCAACCGATCTGGTCGACGGCAGCCTGAGCGCCAGTCCGGACCAGACCGGCCCCTTCGCTCTCGGCACCCACACCGTCACCTGGCGCGCCACCGACAGCGCCGGCAACACCGGCAGCGATACCCAGACCATCGTGGTGACCCTGAACGACGTCACCGCACCGGTGGTGAGCGCCCCGGCGGATATCACGCTCGAGGCCAGCGGCAGCCTGACCGCCGTGGCGCTCGGCAGTGCAACGGCCCTGGACAACATCGACGGCAGCCTGAGCGCCAGCGCGGACCGCAGCGGCCCCTTCCCGGTCGGCAGCCACAGTGTCACCTGGAGCGCCACCGACAGCGCCGGCAATACCGGCAGTGCGACCCAGATTGTCACCGTGCGCGACACCACACCGCCCGCGCTGAACCCGCCCGCCACCCGCACGCTCAACGCCACCGGCTACCTCACCGACGTGAAGCTGAATGCGCCGATCGCGAGCGATTTGGTCGACGGTGACATCACCGCCGTGGCCGACCGCATCGGCCCCTTCACCAGCGGCCGGCATAACATCGTCTGGACGGCGACGGATGCAGCCGGCAATCACCGTCAGGTGGTGCAGACGCTCAAGATCCGTCCGCTGGCCGAGTTCGCGGTCGATCAGGTGGTCGGCGAAGGCGATACGGTCGAGGTCCGGGTGCTGCTCAGCGGCGATGCGGCCGACTACCCGGTGCGCCTGCCCTACCGGGTCGGCGGCAGCGCCACCCCGGGCCAGGACCATGATGCCAGCGACGGCACACTGGAAATCGCCGCCGGCCGCAGCGCCGCGCTGAGCTTCAATGTCAGTGCCGACGGTGCCGTGGGCGAAGGCGACGAGACCGTCCTCTTCACCCTGGATGCGCCGGACAATGCCGTGCGCGGCGGGCGTGCCAGTCACACGGTCACGATCCGCGAGGAGAACCTGCCGCCGCGGGTCGATCTGGAGATCCGTCAGGGCGGCCGGACCACCACCACCGTCTATGCCGATGCCGGCACGGTCCGCGTCAGCGCCGAGGTCGTGGATCCCAATCCCGACGACAGCCACCGCTTCGACTGGAGCCTGACGGACAACACCCTGGTCTCCACCAGCGGCGTGGACACAGACGAGTACAGCTTCGATCCTCAGCAACTGGCACCGGGCATCTATACCCTGCGCCTGACCGTGGAGGATGACGGCACACCGAGCGAATCGGTCACGGTGCAGGCCAGCCTGCGGGTGGCGCAGCAGACCCCCGACCTGCGCGCAGACGAGGACAGCGACAACGATGGCATCGACGATGCCAGCGAAGGCCCCGGCGACAGCAAGGGCAACGGCATTCCCGATTTCCTCGATGCCCTGCCCGACCGGCACGTGCTGCAGTCCCGGGCGCGGGTCGCCGATCGGGACCTGCTGGTCACGGAAGCGGGCCTGCGCCTGCGCCTGGGCACCACGGCACTGGCCGCGGGCCGGCACGCTGCCGGCGTATCAGTGGCCGACATCACCAACCACGGCGGTGCCAGCGGCACGGCTGCCCTGGCCGTGGAGGACGACAACCACAGCTATCCGGGCGGCCTGTTCGACTTCGAACTGACCGGGCTGACGCAGGCCGGCCAGTCGGTCCGGGTGGTCATTCCCCAGCTGGCGCCGATCCCCACCGGGGGCGTCTATCGCAAATACATCGCCGACCAGGGCTGGCAGGACTTCGTCACCAATGCCCGCAACAGCCTCGCCTCCGCGCCGGGCGGCAACGGCAGCTGCCCGGCACCGGCCAGCACCACCTGGCGCGAAGGGCTGCATGCAGGTGACCTGTGCGTGCGGCTGTCGATCGAGGACGGCGGTCCCAACGATGCCGACGGCCGCGCCAACGGTCAGGTCCTGGATCCCGGCGGAGTGGCGGCACCGGCAGCAGGCGGCAGCGGTGGCACCAGCGGCGGCGGCAACAGCCTGAGTGACAGCGGCGGCAGTGGCGGCGGCTGCAGCCTCGGCCGGAGCGGCACCCAGGATCCTCTGTTTCCGCTGCTGGCGCTGCTGGCCGCGGCCGGCCTGAGGGGGTCACGCCGCCGGCAGCCCCGCTGA
- a CDS encoding fatty acyl-AMP ligase — MRPSTFSTLCEALDYAAGGETGVNFYNGRGELYCALSYGELREQSLALARRLLGLGMKKGDRVALVAETTPDFVRFFWACQYAGLVPVPLPATVHIGGHQAFVNQLRKLLENCRAEAAMAPEEWLSFLQEATEGLELRCVGTPDVFDALEPAAGELPGAEPQDTAYIQYTSGSTRFPRGVVIDHTTVLANINDMALNGLKLNDQDRFGSWLPFYHDMGLVAFIIMPMATQRSVDFLGTRDFAMRPRQWLELMSRNRATITSAPPFGYDLAAMRVRASDAEKWDLSNWRVACVGAELISPEPLQRFAEALAPAGFDPRSYVACYGMAECSLAISFAPLGEEMAVDCIDAEQLQQAHEARPVDPAAAEREGVRVAKYVDCGPLLPTFEVSIRDDDGNPLPERHVGSIHLRGPSVMSGYFEDEASTREVMSADGWLNTGDVGYLVDGNLVVTGRKKDMIIVHGRNIWPQDLEYLAKQQPGVRFTDAAAFAVTDEHQHETAAIVVQCRERDPARRDLLVKNIKGQVRAEFGIECVVELVPPRTLPRTSSGKLARSRARQEFLARRAAEAATPPQANVVNGPGTAAAPPVEANRDRARRLA; from the coding sequence TTGCGACCCTCCACTTTCTCGACCCTGTGCGAAGCCCTGGATTATGCCGCCGGCGGCGAAACCGGCGTGAACTTCTACAATGGCCGGGGCGAGCTTTACTGTGCCCTGAGTTACGGGGAACTGCGTGAACAGTCCCTGGCGCTGGCCCGTCGACTGCTCGGCCTCGGGATGAAGAAGGGCGACCGGGTCGCGCTGGTGGCCGAAACCACGCCGGACTTCGTGCGCTTCTTCTGGGCCTGCCAGTACGCCGGTCTGGTGCCGGTGCCGCTGCCGGCCACCGTGCACATCGGGGGCCATCAGGCCTTCGTCAATCAATTGCGCAAGCTGCTCGAGAACTGCCGCGCCGAAGCGGCCATGGCGCCCGAGGAATGGCTGAGCTTTCTGCAGGAGGCCACCGAAGGCCTCGAACTGCGCTGCGTGGGTACGCCCGATGTATTCGATGCGCTCGAACCCGCTGCCGGCGAGCTCCCCGGCGCCGAGCCGCAGGATACCGCCTACATCCAGTACACCTCCGGCAGCACCCGTTTCCCGCGCGGCGTGGTGATCGATCACACCACCGTGCTGGCCAACATCAACGACATGGCGCTGAACGGACTCAAGCTCAACGACCAGGACCGCTTCGGCAGCTGGCTGCCCTTCTATCACGACATGGGGCTGGTCGCCTTCATCATCATGCCCATGGCCACCCAGCGTTCGGTGGATTTTCTCGGTACCCGGGATTTCGCCATGCGTCCGCGCCAGTGGCTGGAACTGATGTCGCGCAACCGCGCCACCATCACCTCGGCACCGCCGTTCGGCTACGACCTGGCCGCCATGCGCGTGCGCGCCAGCGATGCCGAGAAGTGGGATCTGAGCAACTGGCGCGTGGCCTGCGTCGGTGCTGAGCTGATCAGCCCCGAGCCGTTGCAGCGCTTTGCCGAAGCGCTGGCCCCGGCCGGCTTCGATCCGCGTTCCTATGTGGCCTGCTACGGCATGGCCGAGTGCTCGCTGGCCATCAGCTTCGCGCCGCTGGGCGAGGAGATGGCGGTGGACTGCATCGACGCCGAACAGCTGCAGCAGGCGCATGAGGCCCGGCCGGTGGATCCGGCGGCGGCCGAGCGCGAGGGTGTCCGGGTGGCGAAGTATGTCGACTGCGGTCCCTTGCTGCCCACCTTCGAGGTCTCGATCCGCGATGACGACGGCAACCCGCTGCCGGAACGCCATGTCGGCAGCATCCACCTGCGCGGCCCCAGCGTGATGAGCGGCTATTTCGAGGACGAGGCCTCCACCCGCGAGGTGATGAGCGCCGACGGCTGGCTCAATACCGGAGACGTCGGCTACCTGGTCGACGGCAACCTGGTGGTGACCGGACGCAAGAAGGACATGATCATTGTCCACGGCCGCAACATCTGGCCGCAGGATCTGGAATACCTGGCCAAGCAGCAGCCGGGCGTGCGCTTCACCGATGCAGCGGCCTTCGCCGTGACCGATGAGCATCAGCACGAGACCGCCGCCATCGTGGTGCAGTGCCGCGAGCGTGACCCGGCCAGGCGGGATTTGCTGGTCAAGAACATCAAGGGTCAGGTCCGGGCCGAGTTCGGCATCGAGTGCGTGGTCGAACTGGTGCCGCCGCGTACCCTGCCGCGTACCTCCTCCGGCAAGCTGGCGCGTTCGCGTGCCCGCCAGGAATTCCTGGCGCGGCGTGCCGCAGAGGCCGCCACGCCGCCGCAGGCGAACGTGGTCAACGGCCCCGGTACAGCTGCGGCGCCTCCCGTGGAAGCGAACAGGGACCGGGCCCGGCGTCTGGCATGA